A section of the Anabaena cylindrica PCC 7122 genome encodes:
- a CDS encoding FHA domain-containing protein — MLKEDTPPTLANQSSTNLTNHLSMAAELNENHLLIIEDDQGRKEFPLENPVYSIGRDRNCNIRLMSQFVSRHHATLVRLPRKNNSQSYYYRIVDGDPKGKPSSNGLMINGRKIPAHDLKNEDEIVFGPQVRAIYYLLKNTHRPGQTDAVEYDITLINPGMTEDMED, encoded by the coding sequence ATGTTAAAAGAAGATACCCCACCAACACTTGCAAATCAAAGTTCAACCAATCTTACTAACCATCTGTCAATGGCAGCAGAACTCAATGAAAACCATCTACTGATTATAGAAGATGATCAAGGACGCAAAGAGTTTCCTCTAGAGAATCCTGTCTATTCAATCGGTAGAGACCGTAACTGTAATATTCGTTTAATGTCACAATTTGTATCCCGTCATCATGCCACATTGGTCAGATTACCCCGCAAAAATAATAGCCAAAGCTATTATTACCGAATTGTAGATGGTGATCCCAAAGGAAAGCCTAGTTCCAACGGTTTAATGATTAATGGACGCAAAATACCAGCCCATGATCTAAAAAATGAAGACGAAATTGTTTTTGGCCCTCAAGTACGGGCAATTTATTATCTGCTAAAAAATACTCACCGTCCAGGACAAACTGATGCTGTTGAGTATGATATTACATTGATAAACCCTGGCATGACAGAGGATATGGAGGACTGA
- a CDS encoding tetratricopeptide repeat protein has product MTSNYTDWDNDLPPEPEEVYQDLLRALEWKSGFGLYFVQCTPVESDRFIAKIPNDIPQKRIAVLRLLEPVDKLYEQVADCIKDQQIDILLIKGLEYSLYKYEKRNFGEITEGQFINLTKVPPILNHFNQQRERFRDDFPFRFVFLLRSFSLNYLIHRAPDFFDWRSGVYELPTTPELVEEESRRLLLEGDYEKYLRLTPEEKIEKVLEIQELLTEKHQTDHNKASLLFELGNLLYSANEYETAITFYEQELKFKPNDHYAWYNRGNALRNLEEHEGAISSYNQALKFKPDDHYAWYNRGNALRNLDRNEEAIVSYENALKFKPDDHYCWYNRANALRNLKRNQEAILSYDQALKFKPNDHYTWNNRGIAFRNLGRNEDAIFSYDQALKIQPDDHYAWYNRGIALRNLGRNEEAVLSYDQALKYRPDDHYAWNNRGNALDDLGRTEEAIFSYDQALKLKPDDNFAWYNKACCYALHGHVVQAVENLQQAINLKPEEFGKMAKSDSDFDLIREDIRFQALIQGTIS; this is encoded by the coding sequence ATGACATCAAATTACACCGATTGGGATAATGATTTACCACCAGAACCGGAAGAAGTTTATCAAGACTTACTTCGCGCTCTGGAATGGAAATCAGGATTTGGTTTATATTTTGTCCAATGTACTCCTGTGGAATCAGATCGTTTTATTGCGAAGATTCCTAATGATATTCCCCAAAAAAGGATTGCTGTATTACGCTTGCTTGAACCAGTTGATAAATTATATGAACAAGTAGCTGATTGTATTAAAGATCAACAAATTGATATTTTATTAATTAAAGGTCTAGAGTATTCCCTATATAAATATGAAAAAAGGAACTTCGGTGAAATCACTGAAGGACAATTTATAAATTTAACTAAAGTACCACCAATCCTCAATCATTTCAACCAACAACGAGAAAGATTTAGGGATGATTTTCCATTTCGGTTTGTTTTTTTACTGCGCTCATTTTCTCTCAACTATTTAATTCATCGCGCTCCTGATTTTTTTGATTGGCGTTCTGGAGTATATGAATTACCAACTACACCAGAATTAGTTGAAGAAGAATCACGTCGTTTACTGTTAGAAGGAGATTATGAAAAATATCTGCGACTGACTCCTGAAGAAAAAATTGAAAAAGTTCTTGAAATTCAAGAACTGCTCACAGAAAAACATCAAACAGATCATAATAAAGCCAGCTTACTATTTGAATTAGGAAATTTACTTTATTCTGCGAATGAATACGAAACTGCAATTACATTCTATGAACAAGAACTAAAATTTAAACCTAATGACCACTATGCTTGGTATAACCGGGGCAATGCGCTCCGTAATTTAGAAGAACATGAAGGAGCAATTTCATCATACAACCAAGCTCTAAAATTTAAACCTGATGACCATTATGCTTGGTATAACCGTGGCAATGCTCTACGTAATTTAGATAGAAATGAAGAAGCAATTGTATCCTATGAAAATGCCTTGAAATTTAAACCTGATGATCATTATTGTTGGTACAATCGGGCTAATGCACTCAGGAATTTAAAACGTAATCAAGAAGCAATTCTATCCTATGATCAGGCTCTGAAATTTAAACCTAATGACCATTATACTTGGAATAATCGGGGCATTGCATTTCGGAATTTAGGACGTAATGAAGATGCAATTTTTTCCTATGACCAAGCACTAAAAATTCAACCGGATGATCACTACGCTTGGTATAATAGAGGGATTGCACTTCGGAATTTAGGACGTAATGAAGAAGCAGTTTTATCTTATGACCAAGCACTTAAATATAGACCTGATGACCACTATGCTTGGAACAATAGAGGTAACGCCCTTGATGATCTAGGACGCACTGAAGAAGCAATTTTTTCCTATGACCAAGCACTTAAATTGAAACCTGATGATAACTTTGCTTGGTACAATAAAGCTTGCTGTTATGCTCTTCATGGTCATGTTGTACAAGCGGTAGAAAATTTGCAGCAAGCGATTAATCTCAAACCTGAAGAGTTTGGAAAAATGGCCAAATCTGATTCTGATTTTGATTTGATTCGGGAAGATATTCGCTTTCAAGCTTTAATACAAGGAACGATTTCTTAA
- a CDS encoding AAA family ATPase, translating into MTNNSELLKNLYNAFNPFQPLPAGDPNYVDCQDVRGDADILEELGNRIQLANQYTCQLYSGHRGAGKSTELLKLKKYLEERQFYVVYFAADEEDIDSEDAQYTDILLACTRRLLKDLRTIGNPQPVLNWLKDRWQDLKDLALTDIQIENMNVEMQISQFAKLTANLRAVPELRQQIREKVNPHTVTLIKVLNEFLADVRKHLPKDRNKLAVIVDNLDRMVLVKDGERTNYEEVFLDRCEQLKALECHLIYTVPIAMVYSTRATDLRDVYGDPQILPMVMVRTPQGEIYQPGINKVKEVIYRRIRQFAPDKPLETAIFDNRETLERLCLMSGGHVRNLLLLTQDAIGRTQDLPISERAVRRAVTQARDTYRRAVENHQWILLAEVSRSKRIINDDQYRNLMFNRCLLEYRYLDEEGEMHRWYDIHPLIQGIQEFKEAIEKLP; encoded by the coding sequence ATGACTAACAATTCTGAATTACTAAAAAATCTCTACAATGCTTTTAACCCTTTTCAACCGCTACCCGCAGGAGATCCTAACTATGTAGACTGTCAAGATGTCAGGGGAGATGCAGATATTCTGGAAGAATTAGGAAACCGGATTCAGTTGGCCAATCAATACACTTGCCAATTATATTCCGGCCATAGAGGTGCAGGTAAATCGACAGAATTGCTGAAGTTAAAGAAATATTTAGAAGAAAGACAATTTTATGTAGTTTATTTTGCCGCTGACGAAGAAGATATTGATTCAGAAGATGCTCAATATACAGATATTCTTCTTGCTTGTACTCGACGACTACTCAAAGATTTACGAACAATTGGAAATCCTCAACCTGTTCTCAATTGGCTCAAAGACCGTTGGCAAGATTTGAAAGATTTGGCGCTGACTGACATTCAAATCGAGAATATGAATGTAGAAATGCAAATTAGTCAGTTTGCTAAATTAACGGCAAATTTAAGGGCTGTCCCCGAATTACGTCAACAAATCCGGGAAAAAGTCAATCCTCATACCGTGACTTTGATTAAGGTTTTAAATGAGTTTTTGGCTGATGTCAGAAAACATCTACCTAAAGATAGAAATAAACTAGCGGTTATAGTGGATAACCTAGATCGAATGGTCTTGGTAAAAGATGGGGAACGTACCAATTATGAAGAAGTTTTTTTAGATCGGTGTGAGCAACTCAAAGCCTTGGAGTGTCATTTGATTTATACTGTTCCCATTGCAATGGTTTATTCTACCAGAGCTACGGATCTCCGTGACGTATATGGTGATCCTCAAATATTACCAATGGTAATGGTAAGAACTCCACAAGGTGAAATTTATCAACCGGGAATAAATAAAGTTAAAGAGGTGATTTACCGACGAATTAGGCAGTTTGCCCCAGATAAACCCCTGGAAACAGCCATATTCGATAACCGCGAAACTTTAGAAAGGCTTTGTTTAATGAGTGGAGGTCACGTCAGAAATTTGCTATTGTTAACACAGGATGCTATAGGTCGCACTCAAGATTTACCAATTTCTGAAAGAGCAGTTCGACGAGCCGTCACTCAAGCTAGAGATACTTACCGCCGAGCAGTAGAAAACCATCAATGGATATTGTTGGCAGAAGTCTCCCGGTCTAAGCGGATCATCAATGATGATCAGTATCGCAATTTGATGTTTAATCGCTGCCTTTTAGAATACCGCTATTTGGATGAAGAAGGAGAGATGCATCGCTGGTATGATATTCATCCACTGATTCAAGGCATTCAGGAATTCAAAGAAGCTATAGAAAAACTCCCATGA
- the hflX gene encoding GTPase HflX, whose translation METIFGNLQGLKSSHLKQLQRLYHQRISGDRITTSEFAQRLAAISTELNQPVCAYLNRRGQVIRVGVGTPRQTQIPPLELPRYGAERLSGIRCIATHLKPEPPNESALTAMALQRLDALVVLNITGTGFTKRGGGAAGYVKEAYLAHLVANSKQLVSTQVGGISIPEAASYSSISPPLSLDAIAEQDFLDLVESLEEEFRREYIAQEVDADHDRVVIVGVATDSTSGQQFQDTIAELVRLVDTAGGDVLQILQQKRSRIHPQTVIGEGKVQEVALTAQTLGANLVVFDRDLSPAQIRNLEAQIGVRVIDRTEVILDIFAQRAQSGAGKLQVELAQLEYMLPRLTGRGKTMSRLGGGIGTRGPGETKLETERRAIQKRISRLQQEVNQLQAHRCRLRQRRQHREVPSVAVVGYTNAGKSTLLNALTNAEVYAADQLFATLDPTTRRLIIPNADTNEPQETLITDTVGFIHKLPPSLMDAFRATLEEVTEADALLHLVDLSHPAWLSHIRAVREILAQMPITPGPALVAFNKIDQVSSEALALAKEEFPLAIFISASQRLGLENLRYRLSQLIEYAVDDG comes from the coding sequence ATAGAGACTATCTTCGGTAATCTGCAAGGTTTGAAGTCCAGCCATCTGAAACAACTACAGCGGCTGTACCATCAGCGTATATCGGGCGATCGCATCACAACATCCGAGTTCGCCCAACGTCTGGCAGCAATTAGCACAGAACTAAATCAGCCTGTATGTGCCTACCTCAACCGTCGCGGACAAGTCATCCGAGTGGGGGTAGGCACTCCGCGTCAAACCCAAATTCCACCACTAGAACTGCCTCGTTACGGTGCAGAACGTCTGAGTGGTATTCGCTGTATAGCAACCCATCTCAAGCCAGAACCGCCCAATGAATCGGCGCTGACAGCAATGGCACTACAACGATTAGATGCTCTAGTAGTATTGAATATTACTGGTACGGGATTTACAAAGCGGGGTGGTGGTGCGGCTGGCTATGTGAAAGAAGCTTATTTAGCTCATTTAGTAGCTAATAGTAAACAGCTAGTCTCAACTCAAGTTGGGGGAATTAGTATCCCAGAGGCAGCTTCCTATTCCAGCATATCGCCACCTTTGAGTTTAGATGCGATCGCAGAACAAGATTTTCTGGACTTGGTAGAAAGTCTAGAAGAGGAATTCCGTCGTGAATACATCGCTCAAGAAGTTGACGCTGATCATGATCGCGTTGTCATTGTGGGTGTAGCCACTGATAGCACATCTGGTCAACAATTCCAGGACACCATCGCCGAATTAGTGCGGTTAGTGGATACGGCGGGTGGAGATGTCTTACAAATATTGCAACAAAAGCGATCGCGCATTCATCCTCAAACCGTCATCGGTGAAGGTAAAGTCCAAGAAGTCGCCCTCACAGCCCAAACCCTAGGCGCTAACCTGGTCGTCTTCGACCGCGACCTCTCACCGGCTCAAATCCGTAACCTAGAAGCACAAATCGGGGTCAGAGTCATTGACCGTACAGAAGTAATCTTAGATATCTTTGCCCAACGCGCCCAATCTGGTGCTGGTAAATTACAAGTAGAACTAGCACAGCTAGAATATATGCTGCCACGACTCACAGGTCGAGGTAAAACCATGTCCCGATTAGGGGGTGGGATTGGGACACGAGGCCCTGGTGAAACAAAACTAGAAACAGAACGACGGGCTATTCAAAAGCGGATATCCCGACTGCAACAAGAAGTTAACCAGTTGCAAGCACATCGTTGTCGGTTACGTCAAAGACGACAACATCGAGAAGTTCCTTCTGTTGCTGTCGTGGGTTACACCAACGCTGGCAAGTCTACCTTGCTCAACGCCCTCACTAACGCCGAAGTTTACGCAGCCGACCAACTTTTTGCCACACTCGACCCCACCACACGCCGCTTAATTATTCCCAATGCGGATACCAATGAACCCCAAGAAACCCTAATTACAGATACAGTAGGGTTTATTCACAAGTTACCCCCCTCTTTAATGGATGCCTTTCGCGCCACTTTAGAGGAAGTCACTGAAGCTGATGCCCTATTACATTTGGTGGATTTATCCCATCCTGCCTGGTTGAGTCATATTCGGGCAGTTAGGGAAATTCTCGCCCAAATGCCGATAACTCCTGGTCCGGCGTTAGTTGCTTTTAACAAAATTGACCAAGTTAGTAGCGAGGCACTAGCTTTAGCGAAGGAAGAATTTCCTCTAGCGATATTTATCTCAGCTAGTCAGCGTTTAGGTTTAGAAAACCTCCGCTATCGCCTATCCCAGTTGATTGAGTATGCGGTGGATGATGGGTAA
- the grxC gene encoding glutaredoxin 3, giving the protein MTAKVEIYTWATCPFCIRAKNLLKNKGVDFIEYSIDGDEVARNQMSQKANGRRSVPQIFINDDHIGGCDDIYALDRQGKLDDLLTVG; this is encoded by the coding sequence ATGACTGCAAAAGTAGAAATTTACACTTGGGCTACTTGCCCATTTTGTATACGTGCTAAAAACTTACTGAAGAATAAGGGTGTTGATTTTATCGAATACAGCATTGATGGAGATGAGGTAGCGAGAAATCAAATGTCTCAAAAAGCAAATGGAAGACGTTCTGTACCCCAAATTTTTATCAATGATGATCACATTGGTGGTTGTGATGATATCTATGCTTTAGATCGTCAAGGCAAATTGGATGATTTGCTAACTGTGGGGTAG
- the gshB gene encoding glutathione synthase — protein sequence MKLAFIIDPIHQLDPCHDTSVALMEAAQILGHEVWITQANLLNVLDSKAWAVLQQVELVPVELVEKRWVAANPWYQLSSSVLTPLESMDAVFMRTDPPVNDSYLYATYILDYIDQNKTLVINSPNGIRSANEKMYALQFTECIPETIVSADKQVIRQFVEAKGATVLKPLGNKAGEGILFLQSGDRNFNSIVELSTLQGRVPVMVQNYLPAAKEGDKRIILLNGEPIGALNRLSSGSDFRNNMATGGTVAPTEITPREMEICTLVADKLRQDGLIFVGIDVIGGYLTEVNVTSPTGIREIDRLDGTLLGHQVIQWLEESLKIN from the coding sequence GTGAAACTGGCTTTTATTATTGATCCCATCCATCAACTTGATCCATGCCATGATACAAGTGTTGCGCTCATGGAAGCAGCGCAAATACTAGGTCATGAGGTTTGGATAACTCAGGCTAACTTACTGAATGTTTTGGATAGCAAAGCTTGGGCTGTTCTACAGCAGGTAGAACTTGTACCAGTGGAATTGGTGGAAAAACGTTGGGTAGCGGCGAATCCCTGGTATCAGTTAAGTTCTAGCGTCTTAACTCCCTTGGAATCAATGGATGCTGTATTTATGCGGACAGATCCACCTGTTAACGATTCTTACCTCTATGCAACCTACATTTTGGATTATATTGACCAAAATAAAACTTTGGTGATTAATAGTCCCAATGGTATCCGCAGTGCAAATGAAAAAATGTATGCGCTTCAGTTTACTGAGTGTATTCCTGAAACAATTGTTAGTGCTGACAAGCAAGTTATTCGCCAATTTGTGGAAGCCAAGGGAGCAACAGTCCTGAAACCACTGGGAAATAAAGCTGGGGAGGGGATTTTATTTTTGCAATCAGGCGATCGCAATTTTAACTCTATTGTTGAACTTAGTACCCTCCAAGGTCGAGTACCAGTCATGGTGCAAAACTATTTACCAGCAGCTAAAGAAGGAGACAAACGGATCATATTGCTCAATGGTGAACCTATTGGGGCGCTCAACCGTCTTTCCAGTGGTAGTGATTTTCGCAATAATATGGCTACAGGCGGTACAGTAGCGCCAACTGAAATTACCCCCAGAGAGATGGAAATTTGCACCTTAGTAGCCGATAAACTACGTCAAGACGGCTTAATTTTTGTTGGTATTGATGTAATTGGTGGCTACCTAACAGAAGTTAATGTCACTAGTCCGACAGGAATTCGGGAAATCGACCGTTTAGATGGTACGCTTCTGGGTCATCAGGTTATTCAATGGCTGGAAGAGTCACTGAAAATAAATTGA
- the ftsZ gene encoding cell division protein FtsZ, with protein sequence MTLDNNQEFTYKNAQAMGQPGLSLAVNSNNPFNSSGLNFGQNHDSKKMTENNRIGEIVPGRVANIKVIGVGGGGGNAVNRMIESDVSGVEFWSINTDAQALTLAGAPSRLQIGQKLTRGLGAGGNPAIGQKAAEESRDEIATALEGADLVFITAGMGGGTGTGAAPIVAEIAKEMGALTVGVVTRPFVFEGRRRTSQAEQGVEGLKSRVDTLIIIPNNKLLEVIPEQTPVQEAFRYADDVLRQGVQGISDIITIPGLVNVDFADVRAVMADAGSALMGIGVSSGKSRAREAAIAAISSPLLECSIEGARGVVFNITGGSDLTLHEVNAAAETIYEVVDPNANIIFGAVIDDRLQGEVRITVIATGFTGEIQATAQQTVANARVVPPTTSRKPAPQPTVNQPTPTPEPKEKPSLDIPDFLQRRRTPPKN encoded by the coding sequence ATGACACTTGATAATAACCAAGAATTTACCTATAAAAATGCCCAAGCTATGGGACAACCAGGATTATCTTTAGCAGTTAACTCCAACAACCCCTTTAATAGCTCTGGGCTGAACTTCGGACAAAATCATGATAGTAAGAAGATGACGGAAAATAACCGCATTGGTGAAATTGTTCCCGGCCGAGTTGCCAATATTAAAGTGATTGGTGTGGGTGGTGGCGGCGGCAATGCTGTTAACCGCATGATAGAGTCTGATGTCTCTGGGGTGGAGTTTTGGTCAATTAATACCGATGCCCAAGCTCTGACCTTAGCCGGCGCTCCTAGTCGGTTGCAAATTGGACAAAAGCTAACAAGGGGTTTAGGTGCAGGGGGTAATCCTGCCATTGGTCAAAAGGCGGCAGAAGAATCTCGTGATGAGATTGCTACGGCGTTAGAAGGTGCGGATTTAGTATTTATCACTGCCGGCATGGGGGGCGGAACTGGTACAGGTGCAGCCCCAATTGTTGCCGAAATAGCTAAAGAAATGGGCGCTCTGACGGTGGGCGTAGTCACCCGGCCATTTGTGTTTGAGGGACGAAGACGCACCAGCCAAGCGGAGCAAGGGGTAGAAGGATTAAAAAGTCGGGTGGATACCCTGATAATTATCCCCAATAACAAACTGTTGGAGGTGATTCCTGAACAAACACCTGTACAAGAAGCATTTCGCTACGCAGATGATGTATTGCGTCAAGGGGTACAAGGTATTTCTGATATCATTACGATTCCCGGTTTGGTCAACGTTGACTTTGCCGATGTCCGGGCAGTAATGGCAGATGCAGGATCGGCATTGATGGGGATTGGTGTTAGTTCTGGCAAATCTAGAGCTAGAGAAGCTGCGATCGCAGCAATTTCTTCTCCATTGCTAGAATGTTCTATTGAAGGAGCTAGAGGAGTTGTCTTCAATATCACTGGTGGTAGTGACTTGACCCTACATGAAGTCAATGCTGCTGCGGAAACAATCTATGAAGTGGTTGATCCCAACGCCAATATTATTTTTGGAGCAGTAATTGATGACAGACTCCAAGGCGAAGTGAGAATTACTGTGATTGCCACTGGGTTTACTGGTGAAATCCAAGCCACGGCACAACAAACTGTAGCTAACGCTAGAGTAGTACCTCCCACAACTTCCAGAAAACCCGCACCACAACCAACTGTTAATCAACCAACCCCAACTCCCGAACCAAAAGAAAAACCCTCATTAGATATTCCTGATTTTCTGCAAAGACGGAGGACTCCACCCAAGAATTAA
- a CDS encoding cell division protein FtsQ/DivIB, which yields MAGIVSVSRRDLAQRRQKLRRQRRMKIIQTIWRTLAASGLAGGLLWMTIQPMWVLKAPTQIVMTSGNQLLSEQKIQSLLALSYPQSLWRLEPSAIAATLKQQPAIAQASVSRRLFPPGLMIEIQERLPVAMTYTFPGQKTTSCDPQSRTSEKSAEITPQPCLQNSNHSQQGDVGLLDASGAWMPLEKYTSLNPTSKLPSLKVIGLPEQYRSYWTQLYQAISQSSVKVTEIDFQDPTNLILKTELGNVHFGLPNTQVSEKIKVLVQMQHLPTKFNPGQIAYIDLKNPDYPLVQMHQKPKTNLSNP from the coding sequence ATGGCCGGTATAGTCTCAGTTTCCCGTAGGGATTTAGCCCAGCGCCGTCAAAAATTACGTCGGCAGCGGCGGATGAAAATTATTCAAACCATTTGGCGAACATTAGCCGCTAGTGGTCTAGCAGGTGGATTACTCTGGATGACAATCCAGCCGATGTGGGTGCTAAAAGCCCCCACGCAAATAGTTATGACATCAGGCAACCAATTATTGTCGGAGCAGAAGATTCAGTCACTTTTAGCCCTATCCTACCCCCAATCTTTATGGCGACTTGAACCATCTGCAATTGCCGCAACTTTGAAGCAACAACCAGCTATTGCACAAGCAAGTGTCAGCCGTCGTTTATTTCCTCCTGGATTGATGATCGAAATTCAGGAAAGATTGCCAGTAGCAATGACTTACACCTTCCCAGGACAAAAAACAACCAGTTGCGATCCTCAGTCTAGAACTTCGGAAAAGTCTGCCGAAATCACACCGCAACCATGTCTGCAAAATAGCAACCATAGCCAACAAGGTGATGTGGGTTTACTAGATGCCAGTGGTGCTTGGATGCCTTTGGAAAAATACACTTCACTTAATCCCACTAGCAAATTGCCTAGTCTCAAAGTTATTGGTTTACCAGAACAATACCGTTCCTACTGGACTCAACTTTATCAAGCTATCAGTCAAAGTTCTGTAAAGGTAACAGAAATTGATTTTCAAGATCCCACAAATTTGATTTTGAAAACAGAACTAGGAAATGTACATTTCGGTCTTCCCAATACCCAAGTATCTGAAAAAATCAAAGTCCTTGTCCAAATGCAGCATTTACCTACAAAATTCAATCCTGGACAAATAGCGTACATTGATCTCAAAAATCCTGACTATCCCTTAGTACAAATGCACCAAAAACCGAAAACTAATCTCTCAAATCCCTAA
- a CDS encoding photosystem II manganese-stabilizing polypeptide — MRYRALIVAFLALCLGLITACSDAPSSSTRDLLTYEQIRGTGLANKCPQLAETSRGSIPLDTSKSYALKELCLEPTSYFVKEEPANKRQEAEFVPGKLLTRYTSTIDQVQGDIKINPDNSLTFVETDGLDFQAITVKLPGGELVPFLFTIKNLVAQTQPNLTSINTSTDFEGTFKVPSYRGAAFLDPKGRGVVSGYDNAVALPAQADDDDLTRTNVKRAEILSGKISLQVSKIDSSSGEIAGTFVSEQPSDTDLGAGEPKEVKIRGLFYGRVENRG; from the coding sequence ATGAGATATCGCGCTTTAATTGTTGCATTCTTGGCTTTATGCCTAGGGCTAATCACTGCTTGTAGTGACGCTCCCTCCTCTAGCACCAGAGATTTACTCACTTACGAACAAATTCGAGGCACTGGCTTGGCGAACAAATGCCCCCAACTGGCAGAAACAAGTCGTGGTTCGATTCCCCTAGATACCAGCAAGTCCTACGCCCTCAAAGAACTATGCTTAGAACCAACTAGTTACTTTGTCAAAGAAGAACCTGCTAACAAACGACAAGAAGCCGAATTTGTACCTGGCAAATTGTTAACTAGATATACCTCCACCATTGACCAAGTACAAGGTGATATCAAAATCAACCCAGATAATAGTCTCACCTTTGTAGAAACAGATGGTCTTGACTTCCAAGCTATCACCGTCAAACTTCCTGGTGGTGAACTGGTTCCTTTCTTGTTTACAATCAAAAACTTGGTTGCACAAACACAACCTAATCTAACCAGTATCAACACTTCAACGGACTTTGAAGGCACTTTCAAGGTTCCTTCCTATCGTGGTGCGGCTTTCCTAGATCCTAAAGGTCGTGGTGTCGTTTCTGGATATGATAATGCTGTCGCTCTCCCCGCCCAAGCGGATGATGATGATTTAACCCGCACTAACGTTAAACGTGCAGAAATCCTCAGTGGCAAAATTTCTTTACAAGTTTCCAAAATAGATAGTTCTAGTGGAGAAATCGCTGGTACTTTCGTGAGTGAACAGCCCTCTGATACAGATTTAGGTGCTGGTGAACCCAAAGAAGTGAAGATTCGTGGTTTATTCTACGGTCGAGTTGAAAATCGCGGCTAA
- a CDS encoding RNA polymerase sigma factor SigF, which translates to MPTTATNELKHEISQLLREYQTSPSERLRNQLVKLNFGLVRKEAHYWINQCQESYDDLLQVGCLGLIRAIEKFELSKGNAFSSYAIPYIRGEIQHYLRDKGVTMRIPRRWLALQQQAIGVSRSLREKYNRQPTDAEVAAGLAISHSEWQEIKLAWVNRSPLSLDVPVLDGEEGATCLGELVPDPRYRSFQLAQEDQMRLHQALIQLENRTREVVECVFLQDLTQKQVAEHLGISVVTVSRRVKKGLDLLKQLMGTAED; encoded by the coding sequence ATGCCTACCACAGCCACGAACGAACTGAAACATGAAATTTCACAGTTGTTGAGAGAGTATCAGACATCTCCCTCAGAACGCCTTCGCAATCAACTAGTGAAACTAAATTTTGGACTAGTGAGAAAAGAAGCTCACTACTGGATCAATCAATGTCAAGAAAGCTATGACGATTTGCTCCAGGTCGGCTGTTTGGGTTTAATTAGAGCTATTGAAAAATTTGAACTTTCTAAAGGAAACGCTTTTAGTTCTTACGCCATTCCGTATATTAGAGGGGAAATTCAACACTACCTTAGAGATAAAGGTGTGACTATGCGGATACCCCGACGGTGGTTGGCTCTACAACAGCAAGCAATTGGGGTTTCCCGTTCTCTACGCGAAAAATACAACCGCCAACCTACAGACGCGGAAGTAGCAGCAGGATTGGCAATTTCCCACAGCGAATGGCAAGAGATTAAATTAGCCTGGGTTAATCGCTCTCCTTTAAGCCTAGATGTACCTGTGTTGGATGGAGAAGAGGGTGCTACTTGTTTAGGTGAATTAGTTCCAGATCCTCGTTACCGGAGTTTTCAACTAGCCCAAGAAGACCAAATGCGTCTGCACCAAGCCCTAATACAGCTAGAAAACCGGACTCGCGAAGTTGTAGAGTGCGTATTTTTGCAAGATTTGACACAGAAACAAGTTGCTGAACATTTAGGTATTAGTGTTGTTACTGTTTCCCGGAGAGTTAAAAAAGGGCTGGACTTGCTCAAACAACTCATGGGTACAGCAGAAGATTAA
- a CDS encoding SemiSWEET transporter, which produces MDFITILGFAAGLLTTIAFLPQMFQTWKTKSAKDVSFVMLITFMTGLFLWLIYGIILGAVPIIMANGITLFFNFIILWLKIKYR; this is translated from the coding sequence ATGGATTTTATCACCATTTTAGGATTTGCCGCAGGTTTATTAACAACTATCGCCTTTTTACCACAGATGTTTCAAACCTGGAAAACAAAATCAGCTAAAGACGTTTCTTTCGTGATGCTGATTACTTTTATGACAGGTTTATTTCTGTGGTTAATCTATGGGATTATTCTCGGTGCTGTACCCATTATTATGGCTAATGGTATAACTTTATTTTTCAATTTTATTATTCTCTGGCTTAAAATTAAATATAGATAA